In Thermodesulfobium sp. 4217-1, the following proteins share a genomic window:
- a CDS encoding AAA family ATPase, which produces MKILKIRLKNINSLYNEWSIDFTHPEFTSSSIFLITGQTGSGKSTILDAISLALYGRTPRLDKISKNNNELMSRNTQDCFSEVTFETQKGVYRTYWGQNRARLKTSGELQPPKRELFDIKNNKILETKINKVEEKINEITGMTYDQFTRSILLAQGDFASFLKANLDERSAILEQITGTKIYSEISIYVHEKKKAEQGELNSLITELKGLKMLTLEEEDELELEYNNCLKQEKIYDAELAQLNDAANKKIREKELEIELESLGEALSNIKQKLINFEPQKLRLERAKEAKKLCPEYKELQNLEESLKNISTYLIKKEEENKNLSEQREDSRIKFENININLQRKEEEKESLEPILKEVRRLDSDIQSKGENLEIYKGLLNKAEEDRVKSIEQIESIKSDIANIEEEIESLKKYITQNSAFEGINNILPELKTAIEIVKDLKNRILENEEELKAARKKEEEASLDIHTDSDELNKKTKDLERLSSEAKLFDEEANKILSNRTIDELKSLLDKKKSDKFYLEMCKSKQGEIEDCDLDIKKEIENYESLRLNKEELERERDQKEIEKRLIEEFLTENKKKYEEFSLLKSFESARELLKEGEPCPVCGSIHHPYKQGGDILIDNSLVEEYNKRAKYLETIKDALSEANTQLTLLENRLENSAFERGRLEKIKNDLLNKFKDTENKISYQIDIDFIEAEIEKNELNIKELTDIIRKYESLRTDLDMTNKERIDLQESLGKLREAFNIKKQKAENISAIILSLTSEKKRLTEQINSHEERALSIIKDYGFDKSCLKELDNVYLELKRKSEDFLKKKNSVERLQLERKNKFDSLNKVVQDAQQIQEEIGKYKAQFDEVNETIEGLKLKRFEIFKGQDPDKCEERIRLEINKLNMDLSAEKNILNDSDNKLSFLKGEIVSIKQKKLESEDALQTKKNKFEDLLKEYDFANKEDFEESLLPDEDLINIAKEFDRLEKDSELTTVRIGEKRKELDVIKSHFGEKNIKFDQINNEMDALKSQLKGLRVNMGSIKQKLSANSKIKESHSDLSRKIKLREEDLNKYNILCDLIGSSDGKKFRSFAQELTFDILIRHANRHLKRITDRYILTRDKKEKLCFSVIDNYQAGEIRSTKNLSGGESFIVSLALALGLSSMSSKNVRVDSLFLDEGFGTLDEETLETALDAISNLKQENKIIGIISHLAYIQERIGTHIRVTQKPGGKSIIVGPGVKRC; this is translated from the coding sequence GTGAAGATTCTTAAAATCAGGCTAAAAAATATAAATTCACTTTACAACGAATGGTCAATAGACTTTACCCATCCTGAATTTACATCAAGTTCTATATTTTTAATCACAGGTCAAACTGGATCTGGAAAATCTACTATATTGGACGCCATCTCCCTTGCTCTGTACGGAAGGACGCCAAGATTGGACAAGATCTCTAAAAACAACAACGAGTTAATGTCAAGGAATACGCAGGATTGTTTTTCAGAGGTCACTTTTGAAACACAAAAGGGCGTATATAGAACATATTGGGGACAAAATAGGGCTAGACTTAAGACATCAGGCGAGCTGCAACCGCCAAAAAGAGAACTGTTTGATATTAAAAATAATAAAATTTTAGAAACAAAAATAAACAAAGTAGAAGAAAAGATAAATGAAATAACAGGAATGACCTACGATCAGTTTACAAGGTCTATTCTGCTGGCACAGGGGGATTTCGCATCCTTTTTGAAAGCAAATCTTGATGAGAGGTCAGCCATTCTTGAACAGATTACTGGCACAAAGATTTACAGCGAAATTTCCATATACGTCCACGAAAAAAAGAAAGCTGAACAAGGGGAGCTAAATTCACTTATAACAGAGCTTAAGGGCTTAAAAATGCTAACTCTTGAAGAGGAAGACGAACTTGAACTCGAGTACAACAATTGTTTAAAGCAAGAAAAAATATATGACGCAGAGCTTGCACAGTTAAACGATGCAGCCAATAAAAAGATAAGGGAAAAAGAGCTTGAGATTGAATTAGAAAGCCTAGGGGAAGCCCTTTCAAACATCAAACAAAAGCTCATAAACTTTGAGCCACAGAAATTAAGGTTAGAAAGGGCTAAAGAGGCAAAAAAACTCTGTCCTGAATATAAAGAATTACAAAATTTGGAAGAATCCCTGAAAAATATAAGCACTTATTTAATCAAAAAAGAAGAAGAGAATAAAAACCTAAGCGAACAACGTGAAGACTCTAGAATCAAATTTGAAAATATAAACATAAATTTGCAAAGGAAAGAAGAAGAGAAAGAGTCATTAGAGCCCATTCTAAAAGAGGTTAGGAGACTTGATTCGGATATACAAAGTAAGGGTGAAAACCTGGAGATCTATAAAGGTTTGCTAAACAAGGCTGAAGAAGATAGAGTCAAGAGCATAGAACAAATTGAATCTATAAAAAGTGATATAGCCAACATTGAAGAAGAGATTGAGAGTTTGAAGAAATACATAACCCAAAACAGTGCATTTGAGGGCATAAACAATATTCTTCCTGAGTTAAAAACTGCTATTGAAATAGTAAAAGATTTAAAGAACAGAATCCTTGAAAACGAAGAAGAGTTAAAAGCCGCTCGCAAGAAAGAAGAAGAAGCATCCCTTGATATCCATACTGACTCAGATGAGCTAAATAAAAAAACAAAAGACTTAGAACGGCTCTCTTCAGAGGCAAAACTGTTTGATGAAGAAGCCAACAAAATATTGTCAAATAGAACTATTGATGAGCTAAAGAGTCTGTTAGATAAGAAAAAGTCCGACAAATTTTATCTCGAAATGTGTAAATCTAAACAGGGGGAGATTGAAGACTGCGATCTTGATATAAAAAAAGAGATTGAAAACTATGAGTCTCTGAGATTAAACAAGGAGGAGTTAGAAAGAGAAAGAGACCAAAAAGAGATTGAAAAAAGATTGATTGAAGAATTTTTAACTGAAAACAAAAAGAAATACGAAGAGTTCAGCCTCCTAAAAAGTTTTGAAAGTGCAAGGGAATTGTTAAAAGAAGGCGAGCCCTGCCCTGTGTGCGGCTCAATTCATCACCCTTACAAACAAGGAGGAGACATTTTAATTGACAATTCCTTAGTAGAAGAATACAACAAAAGGGCAAAATATCTGGAAACCATTAAAGATGCTTTATCTGAAGCCAATACACAACTTACACTATTAGAAAATAGACTTGAAAATAGCGCCTTTGAAAGGGGCAGGCTTGAAAAGATTAAAAATGATTTGCTTAATAAGTTTAAAGACACTGAAAACAAAATAAGCTATCAGATAGATATTGATTTCATAGAAGCCGAGATAGAAAAAAATGAACTTAATATAAAAGAATTGACAGATATTATTAGAAAATATGAATCGCTTAGAACTGATTTAGATATGACAAACAAAGAGCGTATAGATTTACAAGAAAGCTTAGGCAAGCTAAGAGAGGCTTTCAATATAAAAAAACAAAAAGCTGAAAATATCTCAGCTATAATCTTAAGTCTAACATCTGAAAAAAAGCGACTGACAGAGCAGATAAACTCACATGAAGAGAGAGCCCTATCTATAATAAAAGATTATGGCTTTGATAAGAGTTGTCTTAAAGAATTAGATAATGTTTATTTAGAACTCAAAAGAAAATCAGAAGACTTTCTTAAAAAGAAAAATTCTGTTGAAAGACTCCAGTTAGAAAGAAAAAATAAGTTTGATTCCCTAAACAAAGTGGTGCAAGATGCCCAGCAAATACAAGAAGAAATAGGAAAATATAAGGCTCAATTTGACGAAGTTAACGAGACCATAGAGGGCTTGAAGTTAAAAAGATTTGAAATCTTCAAGGGCCAAGACCCGGATAAATGCGAAGAAAGAATAAGACTTGAGATAAACAAGCTAAATATGGATCTTAGTGCTGAAAAAAATATTTTAAACGATTCAGACAATAAGTTATCATTTTTAAAGGGCGAAATTGTAAGCATAAAACAAAAAAAACTTGAGTCAGAAGATGCCCTCCAGACTAAAAAAAATAAGTTTGAAGATCTTTTAAAAGAGTATGATTTCGCAAACAAAGAGGACTTTGAAGAGTCATTGCTCCCAGATGAAGATTTGATAAATATAGCCAAAGAATTTGATAGGTTGGAAAAAGATAGCGAACTAACTACTGTAAGGATAGGTGAAAAGAGAAAAGAATTAGACGTAATAAAAAGTCATTTTGGAGAAAAGAATATAAAATTTGATCAAATAAACAATGAGATGGATGCACTAAAGTCTCAACTAAAAGGCTTAAGAGTGAATATGGGCTCAATAAAGCAAAAGTTATCTGCAAATAGCAAGATAAAAGAATCACACTCAGACTTATCAAGAAAGATAAAGTTAAGGGAAGAGGATCTAAATAAATATAATATATTATGCGATCTTATCGGTTCATCTGATGGCAAAAAATTCAGGAGTTTCGCGCAAGAGTTAACTTTTGACATCTTAATAAGACATGCAAATAGGCATCTAAAAAGAATAACGGACAGATATATCTTAACAAGGGACAAAAAGGAAAAACTTTGTTTTTCTGTAATAGACAACTACCAGGCAGGCGAGATAAGAAGCACAAAAAATTTATCCGGCGGAGAAAGCTTCATTGTAAGCCTTGCTTTGGCACTTGGGCTATCTTCTATGTCAAGCAAGAACGTTAGGGTAGACTCCTTGTTCCTTGATGAGGGATTTGGTACACTAGACGAAGAGACCTTAGAAACCGCTCTTGATGCAATATCTAATTTAAAGCAAGAAAATAAAATAATAGGAATAATATCTCACCTCGCATACATACAAGAAAGAATTGGGACTCATATACGGGTTACGCAGAAACCAGGCGGAAAAAGTATAATTGTAGGGCCTGGAGTAAAACGCTGTTAA